A DNA window from Gemmatimonadaceae bacterium contains the following coding sequences:
- a CDS encoding amidohydrolase — MRSMLAALAALASLSTACTMKSDDSSAAGSSAGAPVTLAVVNAKVWTGDSKRPWADAIAVRGERIAAVGSSAEIRKLAKAAEVIDAQGQMVVPGFIDAHVHFIDGGFRLSSVQLRDAKTPQEFVARIKAFAATVPKGTWIQGGDWDHELWGGELPTRAWVDSVTPDHPVWVNRLDGHMKLANSAALAAAGVGSATKDVSGGTIVRLANGEPAGVFKDNAMDLIDAKVPDAPAALEDRALDTAMTYVASHGVTMVHNVGSANAKSGSWNDLVVFSRARQAGKLRTRIYSLVPLSTWQMLRDTVAANGRGDAWLRIGGLKGFVDGSLGSHTAAMREPFTDAPNDSGFFLNSPDSLYAWISGADKAGLHVAVHAIGDRAIATQLDIFARVAKENGPRDRRWRIEHAQHVAPGDFPRFAELGVIASMQPYHAIDDGRWADRVIGTERAKGTYAFRSLLDAKATLAFGSDWFVAPPTPLEGIYAAVTRRTLDDKRPEGWVPEQKITVEEALRAYTAGSAYSSFDDQELGTLQPGKLADFVIIDRDITRIPPETIRDARVMRTYVGGKSVFVRP, encoded by the coding sequence ATGCGCTCCATGCTAGCCGCCCTCGCCGCCCTCGCCTCACTCTCCACCGCCTGCACCATGAAGTCCGACGACTCCAGCGCGGCTGGTTCAAGCGCCGGCGCCCCCGTCACCCTCGCTGTCGTCAACGCCAAGGTCTGGACGGGCGATAGCAAGCGCCCCTGGGCCGACGCCATCGCCGTGCGCGGCGAGCGCATCGCCGCGGTCGGCTCCAGCGCCGAGATCCGCAAGCTCGCGAAGGCCGCCGAAGTGATCGATGCTCAGGGACAGATGGTCGTCCCGGGCTTCATCGACGCCCACGTCCACTTCATTGATGGCGGCTTTCGCCTGTCGTCGGTGCAGCTGCGCGACGCGAAGACGCCTCAGGAGTTTGTCGCGCGCATCAAGGCCTTTGCGGCGACCGTTCCCAAGGGGACGTGGATCCAGGGGGGCGACTGGGATCACGAGCTGTGGGGCGGGGAGCTCCCCACGCGCGCCTGGGTCGATTCGGTGACACCCGATCACCCGGTGTGGGTGAATCGCCTCGATGGGCACATGAAGCTCGCCAACAGCGCGGCGCTCGCGGCGGCCGGGGTTGGCTCGGCGACGAAGGACGTGAGTGGCGGGACGATCGTTCGCCTCGCCAACGGAGAGCCGGCGGGTGTTTTCAAGGACAACGCGATGGACCTGATCGACGCGAAGGTCCCCGATGCGCCGGCGGCCCTCGAGGATCGCGCGCTCGACACCGCGATGACCTACGTCGCCTCCCACGGGGTGACGATGGTGCACAACGTCGGTTCGGCGAACGCCAAGTCCGGCTCGTGGAACGACCTCGTGGTCTTCAGCCGGGCCAGGCAGGCGGGGAAGCTGCGCACGCGTATCTACTCGCTCGTCCCGCTCTCCACGTGGCAGATGCTGCGCGATACCGTGGCGGCCAACGGGCGCGGCGACGCGTGGCTCAGGATCGGCGGGCTGAAGGGCTTCGTCGACGGCTCGTTAGGGTCGCACACCGCGGCAATGCGCGAGCCCTTCACCGATGCGCCCAACGACTCGGGCTTCTTCCTCAACTCGCCGGACTCGCTCTACGCCTGGATCTCGGGGGCCGACAAGGCCGGGTTGCACGTGGCGGTCCACGCCATCGGCGACCGCGCCATTGCCACGCAGCTCGACATCTTCGCGCGCGTGGCGAAGGAGAACGGTCCGCGCGACCGCCGCTGGCGCATCGAGCACGCGCAGCACGTGGCCCCCGGCGATTTCCCGCGCTTCGCCGAGTTAGGGGTGATTGCGTCGATGCAGCCGTATCACGCCATCGACGATGGGCGATGGGCCGACCGGGTCATTGGGACCGAGCGCGCCAAGGGGACCTACGCCTTCCGCTCGCTCCTCGATGCCAAGGCCACGCTCGCCTTCGGCTCCGACTGGTTCGTGGCCCCGCCCACCCCGCTGGAAGGGATCTACGCCGCGGTCACCCGCCGCACGCTCGACGACAAGCGGCCGGAGGGGTGGGTCCCCGAGCAGAAGATCACGGTCGAGGAGGCGCTGCGCGCCTACACCGCGGGGAGCGCGTATTCCTCGTTCGATGACCAGGAGCTGGGCACGCTGCAGCCCGGCAAGCTGGCCGACTTCGTCATCATCGATCGCGACATCACGCGGATCCCCCCGGAAACAATCCGCGACGCGCGCGTGATGCGCACCTACGTGGGAGGGAAGTCGGTCTTCGTACGGCCGTGA
- a CDS encoding DUF4412 domain-containing protein, which yields MMPSMLLAMPLVSLALVAAPAGRLLPPRTPAPHATTIAPVAADGWRFHWKVTVESDKKERSAAQPSMQVSLIPGKARVDYEGETNAQQQGMMKKGGYMILDAENGAMIMVDPKEKKAVIMDPSALSGAMNAIGATGLVKMDVKDVKVSVEKLGSGEKILGYATTRYRTTRSYVLTVSVMGRKNSTTHNSTTESWVADRFIDDRAFEAWAKNFTKGFGAATGDAFKKLMEAEAANQIQGIVVKQVMQSTDTDDKGNATTSKTTMEMTELAKTSLDASLFEVPKGYEVTDMKAQMAGFDAEMEKAKAECEAKNGKGSEKCTAAGEGSDSTAKMKPKDAAKKALRGIFKKP from the coding sequence ATGATGCCTTCGATGCTGTTGGCGATGCCGCTGGTGTCGCTCGCCCTCGTCGCCGCCCCCGCCGGGCGCCTCCTTCCGCCCCGCACGCCGGCCCCCCACGCGACCACGATCGCACCGGTTGCGGCTGACGGCTGGCGCTTCCACTGGAAGGTCACGGTCGAATCGGACAAGAAGGAGCGCTCGGCCGCCCAGCCGTCCATGCAGGTCTCCCTCATCCCGGGCAAGGCCCGCGTCGACTACGAGGGCGAGACCAACGCGCAGCAGCAAGGGATGATGAAGAAGGGAGGCTACATGATCCTCGATGCCGAGAACGGCGCCATGATCATGGTCGACCCCAAGGAGAAGAAGGCGGTCATCATGGATCCGTCGGCCCTCAGCGGCGCGATGAACGCCATCGGCGCCACCGGGCTGGTCAAGATGGACGTGAAGGACGTCAAGGTGTCGGTCGAGAAGCTGGGCAGCGGGGAGAAGATCCTCGGCTATGCCACCACGCGCTATCGCACGACGCGCAGCTACGTCCTCACCGTGTCGGTCATGGGGCGCAAGAACAGCACGACGCACAACTCGACCACCGAGTCGTGGGTCGCGGATCGCTTCATCGACGACCGGGCCTTCGAGGCCTGGGCGAAGAACTTCACCAAGGGCTTTGGCGCCGCCACCGGCGATGCCTTCAAGAAGCTCATGGAGGCGGAGGCGGCGAACCAGATCCAGGGGATCGTCGTCAAGCAGGTCATGCAGTCCACCGATACCGACGACAAGGGGAACGCCACCACGTCGAAGACGACGATGGAGATGACCGAGCTGGCCAAGACCTCCTTGGATGCCTCGCTGTTCGAGGTCCCCAAGGGCTACGAAGTCACCGACATGAAGGCGCAGATGGCGGGGTTCGACGCCGAGATGGAAAAGGCCAAGGCCGAGTGCGAAGCCAAGAATGGCAAGGGGAGCGAGAAGTGCACCGCGGCGGGCGAGGGGAGCGACTCGACGGCGAAGATGAAGCCCAAGGACGCCGCCAAGAAGGCGCTTCGCGGGATCTTCAAGAAGCCGTGA